atttgtaataattgagtatgattaggaaaattaaaatgaaggaaaattatatttattacaatcatctaatttaatttttaaaatattttgtaaaattcgtatgataacttattatataggatgaTTGTTTGTCTccttgtactttgattgtcaatttatttttcaacatataatgatacttgtatttatttgatgaaataaaatgtaaaatacaaagtcaaaataagatgtaaaaagttaaaaatatgattgactatttaatattttttattttaaagaatgttaatgttgaattatattgtagcgtagtctaaatttatttgttttattagtatgatgttttaattgcgagcatgaaaAGTTGttgttaagaattttttttattaaatctatttcatcaagagtttgaaatttattttattaaacatttacatatactttaaatataattttaggtatttaaaagttttaactaattgtttgtgcaattgaattgtAGTTAGgttgatatgtaccaaaaataaattctattgaaaaaaaatttaattttatgtaatacttaattttttatttattttttaacattaaaattatcattataataagaaaaattaaaataaaaatagtattcaattacaaatatataatttaattgatgaaagtttagtgttaacatatttttttcagaatacatgtatagtaaacttttgttcattatcttttttaaatatattcatatattataattttaaatatatttgagcattttaataattggaagtaactttctccttgtctttggtaatccggttataaaatccatggaaattctgtcccacttccattcNNNNNNNNNNNNNNNNNNNNNNNNNNNNNNNNNNNNNNNNNNNNNNNNNNNNNNNNNNNNNNNNNNNNNNNNNNNNNNNNNNNNNNNNNNNNNNNNNNNNNNNNNNNNNNNNNNNNNNNNNNNNNNNNNNNNNNNNNNNNNNNNNNNNNNNNNNNNNNNNNNNNNNNNNNNNNNNNNNNNNNNNNNNNNNNNNNNNNNNNNNNNNNNNNNNNNNNNNNNNNNNNNNNNNNNNNNNNNNNNNNNNNNNNNNNNNNNNNNNNNNNNNNNNNNNNNNNNNNNNNNNNNNNNNNNNNNNNNNNNNNNNNNNNNNNNNNNNNNNNNNNNNNNNNNNNNNNNNNNNNNNNNNNNNNNNNNNNNNNNNNNNNNNNNNNNNNNNNNNNNNNNNNNNNNNNNNNNNNNNNNNNNNNNNNNNNNNNNNNNNNNNNNNNNNNNNNNNNNNNNNNNNNNNNNNNNNNNNNNNNNNNNNNNNNNNNNNNNNNNNNNNNNNNNNNNNNNNNNNNTTTGTTGGAGCCATTTCGGATAAATATACTGGAACAGACTGAATGTTGCATATACAACAaataaatcaaatgaaaaacatttatattagctaaaagtttatttaaagtttaaagaatacaaattaaataatagggctcatttgttaaatattaaaaactgattttcgtcttcaatattttagatttttaagaaaaaataaagttaatttgTGTTTGTTTATCATGATGGAAAtggcttttttttatttatttaaaaatctatcaaaaacaattttcaatatAAGCTACTCAAAGCTGGTTCCGATTTCAAGCATCTTTTTTAGCTTTACTAAGATTCTAATTTTGTACAAAAGTGGTAGCAAATTGATAAGTAAATTTAAACAGTTCATTATGTTAATCGTTTAATTACCTGATTGCAGTATCCCACCCCAAACCCGAGCAACAAACGACCAATGATAAGCATTCCAACATTTATAGCAAAACCATTTAGCAAGGCACCAATAAGGAAAAACAAACCACCTATAAACATTGAAGGTTTACGTCCAAGCAATCTTGTTGTAATTGAAGCAAAGAAAGAGGCTACCAATGCTGCAAGGTATAACGAAGATGTGAACAATGTGAGGAGTTGATTGTCAAATTTGCAATATTGACTCTCGCTTCCAGATTCATCTTTCATTTGTTTATACACAGATGGAAAGAACTTGATTAAGAACGGTTCCATAGAAGTCACTCCTCCGGTAATACCAAGGTCATAACCAAATAGAAGACCTCCCATAGCAGCAACAAAACATGTCACCAACACAAAGGCAGTAACCTCGCCTTCATGATGTCTTCCTCCTCCACTCGGTACAAATGCTCCTCCTgccatatttttaatattatctctttttcttttattggtATTCTTTGATATTGTTCTCAAACAATGATTGTCGCAATATATAatgttttgatgtttttatgataagatttgacaaacaaaaagttatctGTTGTAAACATACAATCTATTAATTCATGAAATTTTCGTTGTTGGATTTGGTGTTATGGTCCTGGCCTAACAACTTaggataacaaaaacaaaacgtTGTCATCTAGTTATTTGGTTGAAAGAGGCATATTTTACTCAATAAATTAAAAGcataaaactattaaaataatattcaaaagttaaataaaattgttatttatacatttgtaggaaagtattttgtcttaattataaaatttatagagTATACGTGAGAAGATGAATTTCAATATAAAGAATTGATTCAAATTGCACATAGTTATTTTTTCGtaactaaaaataatgatatttttatattttttataattatgaatagtaatcaaatttaaaaatctaaaataattttttcaaatcaagCTTCCTCTCCACACaaccgaaaagaaattgatGGCCCTCATTTTCTTTACAgaagtaaat
The genomic region above belongs to Cicer arietinum cultivar CDC Frontier isolate Library 1 chromosome 4, Cicar.CDCFrontier_v2.0, whole genome shotgun sequence and contains:
- the LOC140920088 gene encoding sugar transport protein 10-like — encoded protein: MAGGAFVPSGGGRHHEGEVTAFVLVTCFVAAMGGLLFGYDLGITGGVTSMEPFLIKFFPSVYKQMKDESGSESQYCKFDNQLLTLFTSSLYLAALVASFFASITTRLLGRKPSMFIGGLFFLIGALLNGFAINVGMLIIGRLLLGFGVGYCNQFESLGTGNILPKVNMESKF